From a region of the Candidatus Zixiibacteriota bacterium genome:
- a CDS encoding SAM-dependent methyltransferase — MTISSRIIKSSFRDPSGFVFLDGGTIYRQINKCYREHYEYLMGSGLYDALTEAGLLLNHEEVDKLAGRSELEYKVIRPEQIDFLTYPYEWCFSQLRDAAPTTLAIQNIAFRFGMTLKDASAYNVQFHQGKPIFIDTLSFEIYEEGHTWNAYRQFCQHFLAPLALMSCRDIRLSQLLRNNIDGIPLDLASSLLPIRSRLRFSLLSHIYLHSISQRRYADKRVGTGRRISQQAFLGLIDSLESAVRGLSYEPAGTVWSDYYSDTNYSDDTLRQKESAVADFLDAVLPRSVWDIGSNTGRFSRLASSKGIQTLSIDSDPAAVEKNYLECLRIGDTKCLPLLADLTNPSPGIGWRNEERIALINRGTPDCVMALALVHHLVISNNVPPGLIAEFFAGICHSLIIEFVPKADSQVVRLLRSRQDIFEDYSESGFADAFRQYFTISRKAPLSGSERVLFLMESKGN; from the coding sequence ATGACGATCAGTAGCCGCATCATCAAGAGCTCATTCAGGGATCCGAGCGGATTCGTTTTTCTGGACGGCGGAACGATCTATCGTCAGATCAACAAGTGCTATAGGGAGCACTATGAATATCTTATGGGGTCCGGTCTGTACGACGCGCTGACCGAGGCTGGATTACTGTTGAATCACGAAGAGGTGGATAAGCTCGCCGGGCGTTCCGAGCTTGAATACAAGGTCATCAGACCAGAACAGATAGACTTCCTGACGTATCCTTACGAGTGGTGCTTCAGCCAACTCAGGGATGCAGCCCCGACAACTCTGGCAATCCAGAACATTGCATTTCGCTTCGGCATGACCCTTAAAGATGCCAGCGCATACAATGTTCAGTTTCATCAAGGTAAACCCATTTTCATAGATACTCTTTCTTTTGAGATTTACGAGGAAGGTCATACTTGGAATGCCTACCGACAATTCTGCCAACACTTCCTGGCCCCACTTGCTCTAATGAGCTGTCGAGACATCCGTCTCAGCCAACTGCTAAGAAACAATATAGATGGTATTCCGCTCGATCTGGCTAGCTCACTTCTGCCAATACGGAGTCGGCTCCGATTCTCTCTGTTGAGTCACATATATCTCCATTCGATTAGTCAGCGTCGATACGCAGACAAACGGGTCGGAACAGGCCGCAGGATTAGCCAACAGGCATTTCTGGGATTAATCGACAGTCTCGAATCCGCAGTCAGGGGACTTTCCTATGAACCTGCTGGAACTGTATGGTCTGATTACTACAGCGATACTAATTACAGTGACGATACGCTGCGACAAAAAGAGTCTGCAGTTGCCGATTTCCTCGATGCTGTACTGCCCCGGAGCGTATGGGATATCGGTAGCAATACCGGTCGATTCAGCCGCCTCGCATCATCGAAAGGGATTCAGACTCTCTCAATTGACAGCGATCCGGCGGCAGTCGAGAAGAACTATCTGGAATGCCTTCGGATCGGGGATACTAAGTGTCTGCCACTGCTTGCTGACCTGACCAATCCGAGCCCCGGTATCGGTTGGCGAAACGAGGAGCGGATAGCCCTTATCAACCGCGGCACGCCAGACTGCGTGATGGCGCTGGCTCTTGTTCACCATCTGGTGATTTCCAACAATGTTCCGCCGGGACTGATTGCTGAGTTTTTTGCGGGCATTTGTCACAGCCTAATAATTGAATTTGTACCCAAAGCCGACTCTCAGGTGGTTCGACTGCTTCGATCGAGACAGGATATCTTCGAGGATTACTCCGAATCTGGTTTCGCGGATGCGTTCAGGCAATACTTCACGATCAGCAGGAAGGCACCGCTTAGCGGCAGCGAGAGAGTACTGTTTCTCATGGAATCAAAAGGGAACTGA
- the gatE gene encoding Glu-tRNA(Gln) amidotransferase subunit GatE: MKTQLPPADFDQLGFMCGLEIHQQLDTKRKLFCRCPVGLRHEPPDATILRHMRPTLSELGEYDGTALMEFKTRKNVIYQLVKGSTCTYEMDDTPPFELNQQALDIALEISLLLNCNIVDEIHISRKQYLDGSIPTGFQRTVVVGVEGWVPYKDRRIRIIQICLEEDACREISDIGHTITFKADRLSTPLVEVITYPDMKSPIEAAEVNELIGRLLKASGKVRRGIGSVRQDVNVSINGGTRVEIKGVAKTGYVRDLTHVEALRQKALLDIKAAIQSRGISRKSLVLSNHDLTDLLSGTKSASIRSALDSGGVVKCAKINGFAGLLNHPTQPGYTLAWEYSGRLKVVACIDQRPNLFHSDAPDQSELSTDEWTAIRNHCGCKLTDTVIVVWGTAQDVETALEEIKFRTLEAIRGVPNETRQDIGNGNTDFERILPGPDRMYPDTDLPPLAVTDERLKKIADNLQERSYEKEQRWRELGLSEDVIRPLTISDRARVFDSIVADTDVNPKLVAVVLTQTLKSLRRKGLPTERVTDNNLVELFSMYSKGMFTREAIPDLLTEFCQSGNPATLAQIVEKRDYRTVDNGYLTEIAREEVEKVENISFNGERRKFQYLMGAIMSRVRGSLPGELVLKTLFDALRTN; the protein is encoded by the coding sequence ATGAAAACGCAACTTCCGCCGGCAGATTTCGACCAACTCGGCTTCATGTGCGGACTGGAAATTCATCAGCAACTCGATACAAAACGCAAGCTCTTCTGTCGCTGTCCGGTTGGATTGCGTCACGAGCCGCCCGATGCTACGATCCTGCGGCACATGCGCCCGACCCTCTCGGAGTTGGGGGAATATGACGGCACCGCATTGATGGAGTTCAAGACGCGGAAGAATGTCATCTACCAGCTTGTCAAGGGAAGCACATGCACGTATGAGATGGATGATACGCCGCCGTTCGAGCTGAATCAGCAGGCGCTCGACATCGCGCTCGAAATCTCGCTGCTGCTCAACTGCAATATTGTCGACGAGATTCACATATCGCGAAAGCAATATCTCGATGGCAGCATTCCGACCGGATTTCAGCGGACCGTGGTGGTCGGCGTTGAAGGATGGGTGCCGTACAAAGACCGCCGGATCAGAATTATCCAGATCTGCCTCGAGGAGGATGCCTGCCGGGAAATATCGGATATCGGTCACACAATTACGTTCAAGGCCGACAGACTCTCGACTCCGCTCGTGGAAGTTATAACGTACCCCGACATGAAAAGCCCGATTGAGGCCGCCGAAGTTAATGAACTGATCGGCAGACTGCTCAAGGCGTCCGGCAAAGTGCGGCGCGGGATCGGTTCGGTACGGCAGGATGTCAATGTCAGCATCAATGGCGGTACGAGAGTCGAAATCAAGGGTGTCGCCAAAACCGGATACGTTCGCGACCTGACGCATGTCGAAGCGTTGCGGCAAAAGGCGCTCCTGGACATCAAGGCGGCTATCCAATCAAGAGGAATCTCCCGCAAAAGTCTGGTATTAAGCAATCACGACCTCACGGATCTGCTCTCCGGCACCAAATCGGCCTCGATCCGCTCGGCTCTCGATTCGGGAGGAGTCGTGAAATGCGCAAAGATCAATGGCTTCGCTGGTCTTCTGAATCATCCGACTCAACCGGGGTATACTCTTGCTTGGGAATACTCCGGTAGGCTCAAAGTTGTCGCATGTATTGACCAGCGGCCCAATCTTTTCCATTCGGATGCACCCGATCAATCGGAACTCTCGACTGATGAATGGACCGCCATCAGGAATCACTGCGGATGCAAGCTGACCGATACCGTGATTGTCGTCTGGGGAACGGCGCAAGATGTCGAGACAGCCCTTGAAGAGATCAAGTTCCGGACTCTCGAAGCAATCAGAGGGGTGCCGAACGAGACACGCCAGGATATCGGCAATGGAAACACGGATTTCGAGCGTATCCTCCCTGGCCCGGACAGGATGTATCCCGACACAGACCTTCCACCGCTGGCAGTAACTGACGAGAGACTGAAGAAGATCGCGGATAATCTGCAGGAGCGCTCCTATGAAAAAGAGCAGCGATGGCGAGAGCTTGGGTTAAGCGAAGATGTCATCAGACCGCTTACGATATCCGACAGAGCGAGAGTATTCGATAGCATTGTCGCAGACACTGATGTCAACCCGAAGCTTGTCGCTGTGGTGCTGACTCAAACCCTCAAGAGCCTTCGCAGAAAAGGTCTGCCTACAGAGAGAGTCACCGACAATAATCTGGTTGAGTTGTTCTCGATGTATTCGAAAGGGATGTTCACTCGTGAGGCCATCCCCGACCTTCTGACCGAGTTCTGTCAATCCGGCAATCCTGCGACTCTTGCGCAGATTGTAGAGAAGAGAGATTATCGAACGGTGGACAACGGTTATCTGACAGAAATAGCCCGAGAAGAAGTCGAGAAGGTCGAAAATATCAGTTTCAATGGTGAGAGACGGAAGTTCCAATACCTGATGGGAGCAATTATGTCTCGGGTTCGCGGGAGCTTGCCGGGAGAGCTGGTTCTCAAAACGCTTTTTGACGCACTCCGGACTAATTGA
- a CDS encoding N-6 DNA methylase, translating to MQRPDIKPSNKAVRDYYKTLEGFDRQSISHETAVRAAFQNLLADTAKVRKWTLIPELGDKVDGRTIRPDGTLRDTFHMPRGYWEAKDTADDLDAEIKKKIAKGYPINNTIFEDTCHAVLFQNKQEVQRFDLSVAKELTLLLNTFYSHEEPNIEQFEKAVDEFKIRVPDLARSLTEKIGQAHKDNKKFIAAFGDFFGLCKNSLNPNISKAAVDEMLVQHLLTRRLFQTIIDNPDFVHRNAIAAEVEKVIDALASKSFSLHEFLKSLDQFYVAIESAAHGLTEFGEKQHFLNTVYERFFQGYSVRVADTHGIVYTPQPIVDFMCASVEEVLKSEFGKSLGSKDVNILDPCTGTGNFIVNLLRRVQKRDLKRVYGEQLFANEVMLMPYYIAALNIEHEYYVRTGEYESFDGLCFVDTLDMAEPKQTQMEFMTEKNTARVNRQKKTPITVIIGNPPYNVGQINENDNNKNRKYKVIDKGIKDTYAKDSKATNKNALSDAYVKFFRWATNRLEGRDGIVCFVSNNSFVDQIAFDGMRKHLLQDFTQIYHVDLHGNVRKNPKLSGTTHNVFGIQVGVGITVAVRKGDHKSRKLVYERVPEFWRKEEKLDHLRQMGSVGSVKWTRLRPDSRFAWLTSAHGDEYEAFIPLGTKEAKAAGAREPSVIFKLYSGGVKTNRDTVVYDFDRDALIRGVKQFIEDYNSEVDRYQRADGKPDVDSFVKYDKIKWSESLKNSVVRGARAAFIEENLRVSTYRPFLKLSLFFDALLNERRYQLPVILPTPESEADNRLMCVSGIGSSRPFQTLIVSGIPCLDMLEKTQCFPFYVYDENGSNRRENITDWALKTFREHYNDKKIGKWDIFNYVYGLLHHPVYCERYADCLKRELPRIPFAPDFRAFAEAGKRLAGLHLDYEKIEPYELEWIEAKGIPLSYRVDDKIRLSKDKSELKVNDSLTLGGIPKNAFEYRLGNRSALDWVIDQYRIKTDKRSGILSDPNRPDDEEYIVRLVGQVINVSIETMKIVRSLPVLGLPS from the coding sequence ATGCAGAGACCAGACATCAAACCATCCAATAAGGCGGTTCGAGACTATTACAAAACACTCGAAGGCTTTGATCGGCAGAGCATATCCCATGAGACTGCCGTTCGTGCCGCATTCCAGAATCTCCTCGCCGACACCGCGAAAGTCCGCAAATGGACACTGATTCCAGAGCTGGGGGACAAAGTCGACGGCAGGACTATCCGCCCCGATGGCACACTCCGCGACACCTTCCACATGCCGCGAGGCTACTGGGAGGCAAAGGACACTGCCGACGATCTTGACGCTGAGATCAAGAAGAAGATCGCCAAAGGCTATCCGATCAACAACACTATCTTCGAAGATACGTGCCATGCAGTTCTCTTCCAGAACAAGCAGGAGGTGCAGCGCTTTGATCTCTCTGTGGCAAAAGAACTTACACTTCTGCTGAACACTTTCTATTCCCATGAAGAACCGAACATCGAACAATTCGAGAAGGCTGTCGACGAGTTCAAGATTCGTGTCCCCGATCTTGCCCGGAGCCTTACGGAGAAAATCGGACAGGCGCACAAAGATAACAAGAAGTTCATTGCGGCATTCGGAGACTTCTTCGGACTCTGTAAGAATTCACTTAATCCGAATATCAGCAAGGCGGCGGTTGATGAAATGCTGGTGCAACATTTGTTGACGCGACGGCTCTTTCAGACGATCATTGACAACCCCGATTTTGTGCACCGAAACGCTATCGCCGCCGAGGTCGAGAAGGTCATCGACGCTCTGGCAAGCAAGAGCTTCAGTCTGCACGAATTCCTCAAATCGCTCGATCAGTTCTATGTCGCCATCGAATCCGCCGCACACGGACTCACTGAGTTTGGCGAGAAGCAGCACTTTCTAAATACCGTATATGAACGGTTTTTCCAGGGGTATTCGGTCAGAGTCGCCGATACGCACGGAATCGTATACACTCCGCAGCCGATTGTCGATTTCATGTGCGCCAGCGTCGAGGAAGTCCTGAAGTCGGAATTCGGCAAGAGCCTCGGCAGCAAAGATGTCAATATCCTCGACCCCTGCACCGGCACCGGAAACTTCATTGTCAATCTATTGCGGCGGGTGCAGAAACGTGATCTGAAGCGGGTTTACGGCGAACAGCTATTCGCCAACGAAGTCATGCTGATGCCGTATTACATCGCCGCGCTCAATATCGAACATGAATATTATGTGCGCACCGGTGAGTACGAATCATTCGACGGTCTCTGCTTCGTAGATACGCTCGATATGGCCGAACCCAAGCAGACGCAAATGGAATTCATGACAGAGAAGAACACGGCGCGTGTGAATCGTCAGAAAAAGACTCCGATCACCGTGATTATCGGCAATCCCCCGTACAACGTCGGTCAAATCAACGAAAATGATAATAATAAGAATCGGAAGTACAAAGTTATCGATAAAGGTATCAAGGACACCTATGCGAAAGACTCGAAAGCGACGAACAAGAACGCGCTATCCGATGCCTATGTGAAATTCTTCCGCTGGGCGACCAATCGGCTGGAGGGGCGCGACGGCATCGTCTGCTTCGTTTCAAACAACAGCTTTGTCGATCAGATCGCATTCGACGGCATGCGCAAGCATTTGCTTCAGGATTTCACACAAATATACCATGTCGATCTTCACGGAAATGTCAGGAAAAACCCAAAATTGAGCGGAACAACACACAATGTCTTCGGAATACAGGTCGGAGTCGGAATCACGGTTGCCGTTCGCAAGGGCGACCACAAAAGCAGAAAACTGGTGTATGAGCGCGTCCCGGAGTTTTGGCGAAAGGAAGAGAAGCTCGACCACCTGCGACAGATGGGATCGGTCGGATCGGTCAAGTGGACTCGACTCAGACCCGACAGCCGGTTTGCATGGTTGACCTCTGCACATGGCGACGAATACGAGGCATTCATTCCGCTGGGCACCAAAGAGGCGAAAGCAGCCGGTGCGCGAGAACCAAGTGTGATATTCAAGCTCTATTCCGGCGGTGTGAAGACAAATCGCGATACTGTCGTTTATGATTTCGACAGAGATGCGCTCATCCGGGGGGTCAAGCAGTTCATCGAAGACTACAATTCCGAGGTCGATAGATATCAACGCGCCGATGGAAAGCCGGACGTTGATTCTTTTGTGAAGTACGATAAGATCAAATGGAGCGAATCGCTGAAAAACAGCGTTGTTCGCGGCGCACGTGCTGCATTCATCGAAGAGAACCTCAGAGTGTCAACATACCGGCCCTTCTTAAAGCTGAGCCTGTTCTTTGATGCGCTTCTCAATGAAAGGCGCTACCAGCTACCAGTGATCCTTCCCACCCCAGAATCGGAAGCTGACAATCGGCTGATGTGCGTAAGCGGCATTGGAAGTAGTAGGCCATTCCAAACGCTCATTGTCTCTGGTATTCCATGCCTTGATATGCTTGAGAAAACGCAATGCTTCCCCTTCTACGTCTATGACGAAAATGGGAGCAATCGGCGGGAGAATATCACCGACTGGGCGTTGAAGACATTCCGCGAACATTACAACGACAAGAAAATCGGCAAGTGGGATATATTCAACTATGTCTACGGGCTGCTACATCACCCTGTCTACTGCGAGAGATATGCCGACTGCCTCAAGCGAGAGCTTCCCCGCATCCCATTCGCGCCAGATTTCCGCGCGTTCGCCGAAGCGGGTAAGAGGCTCGCCGGGCTGCATCTCGACTATGAGAAGATCGAGCCGTATGAACTCGAATGGATCGAGGCCAAGGGAATTCCCCTGTCGTATCGAGTCGACGACAAAATACGACTCAGCAAAGACAAGTCTGAACTCAAAGTCAACGATTCGCTAACGCTCGGTGGCATTCCGAAGAATGCGTTCGAATATCGCCTCGGCAACCGGTCGGCACTCGATTGGGTAATCGACCAGTACAGAATCAAGACCGACAAGCGAAGCGGGATTCTCAGTGATCCGAATCGCCCGGATGACGAAGAGTATATCGTTCGGCTTGTCGGTCAGGTGATCAATGTCAGCATTGAAACCATGAAGATCGTAAGATCTCTTCCAGTGCTCGGTTTGCCTTCCTGA
- a CDS encoding penicillin-binding protein activator LpoB produces the protein MLKLDIVLSVWIVRRNRDIAHKPQGEGRIVKKLIFVLLILAAAAFIFGCGSSRQVTRMDPESQTDLSGKWNETDARLVAEEMISDCLRRPWLTTFNAEKGRKPVVTVGRIRNSSSEHIDTETFTKDFERELLNSGSVSFSGSKIERDDVREERLDQRDFASPETVKKLREETGADFILLGSIKSITDQIEGKQTIFYQTDLELINVETNEKVWIGDKKIKKGIAQSGTKF, from the coding sequence ATGTTGAAACTTGACATCGTATTGTCAGTATGGATAGTTCGAAGAAACAGAGACATCGCTCATAAACCACAAGGAGAGGGTAGAATTGTGAAAAAGCTGATTTTTGTCTTGTTGATCCTCGCGGCGGCCGCATTCATATTCGGCTGCGGAAGTTCCAGGCAGGTCACGCGCATGGACCCCGAATCCCAGACCGATCTGTCGGGCAAATGGAATGAAACCGACGCCAGATTGGTCGCCGAGGAGATGATCTCCGACTGTCTGCGCCGCCCCTGGCTGACTACCTTCAACGCCGAGAAGGGGAGAAAGCCGGTCGTGACGGTCGGCAGAATTCGCAACAGCAGTTCCGAACATATAGACACCGAGACATTTACGAAGGATTTTGAGCGCGAACTGCTCAACTCCGGATCGGTTAGCTTTTCTGGCAGCAAGATTGAGCGCGATGACGTTCGCGAAGAGCGGCTCGATCAGCGCGATTTCGCATCACCCGAGACTGTCAAGAAGCTGCGTGAGGAAACCGGCGCCGATTTCATTCTTCTCGGATCGATCAAGAGTATCACCGATCAGATCGAGGGCAAGCAGACGATATTCTATCAGACCGATCTCGAACTGATCAATGTCGAGACAAATGAGAAAGTCTGGATCGGCGACAAGAAGATCAAGAAGGGTATTGCGCAGAGCGGTACTAAGTTCTAG
- a CDS encoding ABC transporter ATP-binding protein/permease, whose protein sequence is MLDKIKWFWRYYKEYGYVLAVLILLTPVQTALHVLIPRLIEFTVDYVKTGDVPSNRVAVMLSEFGATIGLSTVAIYAISLVLVGLCANSLYAFVQSHRAWMNLKLEWLFRQKAFDGITLRGPDFFNKFRTGDLVTRMTDDVAEKLSWFACSGIFRLYEAVMIVIFTIVMMASIDPMLALWSITPLPFLIVIFFKSSSLLDKRFDHLQTRISRFNDVMEACFSGIRVVKAYVKEKAQRTKFDNAVEDRRDAEIAAIKSHTVIESLYMYIWQFAILIVLVAGGYMVINSGLSLGKLMAFIYYIVYLVFPMFDIGQFLVKSRQSAVSIDRLMELENVPPMVTDVGLESGNGDIKGRLSFENVILSFPGSERNVIDDISLDIEPSETIALVGKVGSGKSWFVNMIPRLVDPTSGKVRLDGHDLRTIKLKGLRESIGYVPQEPVLFSDTVKNNIVLGRKGISDEVIDWAVDVSQLKQEIETFPDRIDTNVGTRGMTLSGGQKQRLALARALVSKPRILILDDCTSALDSATETSLWEKLHDVMPDMTAIVITHRPDTLERADRIYVFDEGKVAETGTHDELMDRGERYARMYKRYRLEEEVACG, encoded by the coding sequence ATGCTGGATAAAATAAAGTGGTTCTGGAGGTACTACAAGGAGTACGGTTACGTACTTGCGGTGCTTATTCTTCTGACCCCGGTTCAGACTGCGCTTCATGTTTTGATTCCGAGGTTGATCGAATTCACGGTCGACTATGTTAAGACAGGGGATGTGCCGTCAAACAGAGTGGCTGTGATGCTAAGTGAATTCGGAGCGACGATCGGACTGTCGACCGTAGCCATCTATGCAATCTCACTCGTTTTGGTCGGGTTGTGTGCGAACAGTCTGTATGCGTTCGTGCAGAGTCACCGCGCATGGATGAACCTGAAACTGGAATGGCTGTTTCGGCAGAAAGCATTCGACGGCATCACACTCCGAGGTCCCGACTTTTTCAACAAATTCAGGACCGGAGATCTTGTGACGAGAATGACCGACGATGTAGCAGAGAAGCTCTCCTGGTTTGCCTGCTCCGGCATATTCAGGCTCTACGAGGCGGTCATGATTGTCATTTTCACGATTGTAATGATGGCGTCGATTGATCCTATGCTTGCGCTGTGGTCGATAACACCTTTGCCGTTTCTGATTGTGATCTTCTTCAAGAGCTCCAGCCTGCTGGACAAGAGGTTTGATCACCTTCAAACGCGAATATCGCGATTCAACGATGTGATGGAGGCCTGTTTCTCCGGAATACGGGTGGTCAAAGCCTATGTCAAGGAGAAGGCACAGAGGACGAAGTTCGATAATGCCGTGGAGGACCGACGGGATGCCGAGATTGCTGCGATCAAGTCGCATACGGTGATCGAATCGCTGTACATGTACATATGGCAGTTTGCGATTCTCATTGTCCTCGTCGCCGGTGGCTATATGGTGATAAACTCCGGTCTGTCCCTCGGAAAGCTGATGGCGTTTATTTACTATATCGTGTACCTGGTGTTTCCGATGTTCGACATCGGCCAGTTCCTGGTGAAGTCTCGTCAATCGGCGGTCTCTATCGATCGTTTGATGGAGCTCGAGAATGTTCCGCCGATGGTGACAGACGTCGGCTTGGAGAGCGGCAATGGAGACATAAAGGGAAGACTGAGCTTCGAAAATGTCATACTATCGTTCCCCGGCTCCGAGCGAAATGTGATCGACGACATCTCGCTCGATATCGAGCCGAGTGAAACGATCGCGCTGGTCGGCAAGGTCGGCTCAGGCAAGAGCTGGTTCGTGAACATGATCCCGCGACTGGTGGATCCGACATCCGGGAAGGTTCGGCTCGATGGTCACGACTTGCGGACAATCAAGTTGAAAGGGCTTCGCGAGAGCATCGGTTATGTTCCGCAGGAGCCGGTACTGTTCAGCGACACCGTGAAGAACAATATTGTGCTTGGACGGAAGGGTATTTCGGACGAAGTAATCGATTGGGCGGTTGATGTCTCGCAGCTGAAACAGGAAATTGAGACATTTCCGGATCGCATCGACACAAATGTCGGCACGCGTGGAATGACACTGTCAGGCGGTCAGAAGCAGAGGCTTGCTCTCGCGAGAGCCCTGGTAAGCAAACCGAGGATACTGATTCTGGACGATTGCACGTCTGCGCTCGATTCTGCGACAGAGACATCGCTGTGGGAGAAATTGCACGATGTCATGCCCGACATGACTGCAATCGTGATAACGCATAGACCCGACACCCTTGAAAGGGCTGATCGGATATACGTTTTCGATGAAGGCAAAGTGGCGGAAACAGGCACCCACGACGAACTCATGGATCGCGGCGAAAGATACGCAAGAATGTACAAGCGATATAGGCTTGAAGAAGAAGTCGCTTGTGGGTAA